One genomic window of Diospyros lotus cultivar Yz01 chromosome 8, ASM1463336v1, whole genome shotgun sequence includes the following:
- the LOC127808869 gene encoding receptor-like protein kinase HSL1 — protein MVLMLLLLLPLLHCFPQLGYSLNQEGLYLQRVKFGFDDPNGFFSDWNDRDDNPCGWNGVSCDSETGYVVSVDLSSANVAGTFPSVICRLGRLTFVSFYNNSVNGTLPENISDCRSLEHLDLAQNLLTGKLPGALSDLPNLVHLDLSGNNFSGDIPASFGTFRRLEVISLVENLLDGEVPAFLGNVSTLKQLNLSYNPFSPSRIPPEFGNLTNLEVLWLTGCNLVGRIPDPLGQLKRLTDLDVALNNLNGPIPSSLTELSSLVQLELYNNSLSGELPPTGWSKMAALRLLDTSMNQLSGPIPDELCSLPLESLNLYENQFEGNLPASIAKSPNLYELRIFENRLSGELPRDLGKNSPLLWIDVSSNNFSGKIPGGLCENGVLDELLMLHNSFSGEIPAALGECRSLTRVRLGKNNLSGAVPAGFWGLPHVYLLELSGNSFTGEIAKTIAGASNLSALLISNNRYSGSIPEEIGSLENLVEFTGGDNWFTGQLPASILNLRRLERLDLHNNSLSGDLPTGIHSWKKLNELNLADNDFSGNVPEEIGTLSGLNYLDLSGNQFSGKIPIGLQNLKLNQLNLSNNRLSGDIPPLYAKEIYKRSFLGNLGLCGGIAGLCDSRNGEKNLGYLWLLRSIFMLAALVFIVGVVWFYWKYWNFKKAKNAIDRSKWTLMSFHKLGFSEYEILDCLDEDNVIGAGASGKVYKGVLSNGDAVAVKKLWGGSKLVDESGDIEKGRIQDDGFEAEVETLGKIRHKNIVKLLCCCTTRDCNLLVYEYMPNGSLGDLLHGNKSGMLDWPIRYKIAVDAAEGLSYLHHDCVPPIVHRDVKSNNILLDSDFGARVADFGVAKAVDAIGKGTKSMSVIAGSCGYIAPEYAYTLRVNEKSDIYSLGVVILELVTGRRPVDPEFGEKDLVKWVCTNLDQKGIDQVIDPKLDSCFKEEIGKVLNIGLLCTSPLPINRPSMRRVVKLLLEVGGEIHLKAAYKDGKLTPYYYEDASDQGSVA, from the exons ATGGTTCTTATGCTACTACTCCTGCTTCCTCTTCTTCACTGTTTTCCTCAACTGGGCTACTCTTTGAATCAAGAAGGGCTCTATCTCCAGCGAGTCAAGTTCGGGTTCGACGACCCGAACGGCTTTTTCTCCGACTGGAACGACCGGGACGACAACCCTTGTGGCTGGAACGGAGTTTCCTGCGACTCGGAGACTGGCTATGTTGTCTCTGTTGACCTCTCGTCGGCCAACGTTGCCGGGACTTTTCCCTCCGTGATTTGCCGTCTGGGAAGGCTGACCTTTGTCTCATTCTACAACAACTCCGTCAATGGGACCTTGCCGGAGAATATCTCCGACTGCCGGAGTCTCGAGCATCTCGACCTTGCCCAGAACTTGCTCACCGGAAAGTTACCTGGCGCTCTGTCCGACCTTCCCAACTTGGTACACCTCGATTTGTCGGGTAACAACTTTTCTGGCGATATTCCGGCCAGCTTTGGAACCTTCCGGCGGCTGGAGGTTATTTCTCTGGTCGAAAACCTGCTCGACGGCGAAGTTCCTGCGTTTCTCGGGAACGTTTCGACTCTGAAACAACTCAACCTCTCGTACAATCCGTTTTCGCCGAGTCGGATCCCCCCGGAGTTCGGAAACCTGACGAACCTGGAGGTCCTCTGGCTCACTGGCTGTAACTTGGTGGGTCGGATTCCTGACCCGCTGGGTCAGCTCAAGAGACTAACCGACTTGGACGTGGCTCTGAACAACTTGAACGGTCCGATACCGAGCTCGCTCACTGAGTTGTCGAGTCTTGTCCAACTCGAGCTCTACAACAACTCGTTGTCCGGTGAGTTGCCGCCGACTGGATGGTCCAAAATGGCTGCATTGCGATTGCTCGACACGTCGATGAACCAGCTGAGTGGACCGATTCCGGACGAGTTGTGCTCGCTGCCACTCGAATCGCTCAACCTCTACGAGAACCAATTCGAAGGCAACTTACCGGCGAGTATCGCCAAATCGCCTAATTTGTACGAGCTAAGGATATTTGAAAATCGGCTAAGTGGAGAATTGCCCCGAGATCTGGGTAAGAACTCGCCATTGTTGTGGATTGACGTATCAAGCAATAATTTTTCAGGCAAAATCCCAGGGGGTTTGTGTGAAAACGGCGTTTTGGACGAGCTTCTGATGTTACACAACTCGTTTTCTGGCGAAATTCCTGCGGCTTTGGGGGAATGCAGGAGCCTGACACGTGTCAGGCTCGGTAAAAACAATTTATCCGGCGCGGTCCCGGCTGGATTTTGGGGGCTACCGCATGTTTACTTGCTGGAGCTCTCTGGGAACTCATTTACCGGCGAAATTGCAAAGACTATCGCCGGAGCTTCAAATCTATCGGCTTTGCTTATATCGAACAACAGATACTCCGGCAGCATTCCGGAGGAAATTGGGTCGTTGGAGAATTTGGTGGAGTTCACCGGAGGCGATAATTGGTTTACCGGCCAATTGCCGGCCTCTATATTGAATCTTAGACGGCTCGAAAGGCTTGATCTTCACAACAATAGCTTATCGGGTGATCTTCCAACTGGAATTCATTCTTGGAAGAAGCTCAACGAGCTAAATTTAGCTGACAATGACTTTTCCGGGAATGTCCCGGAGGAAATTGGAACTCTATCTGGGCTTAATTATCTGGATCTTTCTGGGAATCAATTTTCCGGGAAAATCCCAATTGGGTTGCAGAATTTGAAGCTCAACCAGCTCAATCTGTCAAATAATCGGCTTTCGGGTGATATTCCACCGTTATATGCTAAGGAAATCTACAAACGCAGCTTTTTGGGTAATCTGGGTTTGTGTGGTGGCATTGCTGGCTTGTGTGATAGTAGAAATGGAGAGAAGAATTTGGGTTATCTTTGGTTACTTAGATCAATCTTCATGCTTGCTGCATTGGTGTTTATTGTGGGTGTTGTTTGGTTCTATTGGAAGTACTGGAATTTCAAGAAAGCAAAGAACGCCATTGATAGATCGAAATGGACGTTGATGTCGTTTCACAAATTGGGTTTCAGTGAATATGAAATCTTGGATTGTCTCGACGAAGATAATGTGATTGGAGCCGGGGCTTCTGGGAAGGTTTACAAGGGTGTTCTTAGCAACGGAGATGCTGTCGCGGTGAAAAAGCTCTGGGGAGGCTCGAAATTGGTGGACGAGAGTGGTGATATCGAGAAGGGTAGGATTCAAGATGACGGGTTTGAAGCAGAGGTCGAGACTTTGGGGAAGATTAGGCACAAGAACATAGTTAAGCTGTTGTGTTGCTGTACTACCAGAGATTGCAATCTTCTGGTCTATGAGTACATGCCCAATGGGAGCTTGGGCGACTTGCTCCATGGTAACAAGAGTGGCATGTTAGATTGGCCGATTAGGTATAAGATAGCCGTCGATGCTGCTGAGGGCCTTTCGTATTTGCATCACGACTGCGTTCCCCCAATTGTTCACAGGGATGTGAAGTCAAATAACATCTTGTTGGATAGTGATTTTGGAGCCCGAGTAGCTGATTTTGGAGTTGCCAAGGCTGTCGATGCAATTGGCAAGGGGACTAAATCCATGTCTGTCATTGCTGGTTCTTGTGGTTACATTGCACCTG AGTACGCATACACCCTGAGAGTGAACGAGAAGAGCGACATATACAGCCTGGGCGTGGTGATCCTGGAGCTGGTCACCGGGAGGCGCCCAGTTGATCCCGAGTTTGGGGAAAAAGATTTGGTCAAGTGGGTATGCACCAATTTGGACCAGAAGGGCATCGATCAAGTCATCGACCCAAAGCTCGACTCTTGTTTCAAGGAAGAGATCGGCAAGGTCCTGAACATCGGCCTCCTCTGCACGAGCCCCCTCCCGATCAACCGCCCCTCGATGAGAAGGGTGGTGAAGCTGCTGCTAGAAGTAGGCGGCGAAATCCATCTCAAGGCCGCCTACAAAGATGGCAAGCTAACGCCTTACTACTACGAAGATGCCTCGGATCAGGGCAGCGTAGCttga